The window GCTTTATGATTTTAAGCTGAGTAGCCCAGAAAGATCAGTGCGCAGTGAGTCTGAGATGTATGAACTATTTAGCCGCGCGCATCATCATATTCAGCGTGGCGATGTCTTTCAAATTGTGCTCTCGCAACGTTTCCAGCAGAAATTCCAAGGTGATGAGTTTCAAGTTTACCGAGCGCTGCGCTCAATTAACCCTTCTCCGTATTTGTTTTATTTTGATTACGTTGATTACCGAATTTTTGGGTCCTCCCCTGAATCGCAATTAAGAATTAGAAATGGTCAAGCTTCGATTACACCGATTGCTGGCACAGTGAGACGCGCAGGGATTAAGCAAAATGACCTTGCGCTTGCTGAGCAATTAAAAGCTGATCCTAAGGAGCAATCTGAGCATGTAATGCTTGTTGATTTGGCGCGCAATGATTTGAATCGTTTCTGCACAGCAGTAAAAGTTGAGGCATACCAGCAGATTGAATTTTTCTCGCACGTCATCCATTTGGTTTCTCATGTTTCTGGAGCAATTGATCTAGGGCGTAATAGCTTTGAGGTTTTTGGTTCTACACTTCCCGCAGGAACTCTTGCCGGCGCTCCAAAATATAAAGCCATGCAGTTAATTGACCAGCTGGAAGGGGTGTCACGCTCTTTTTACGGAGGAGCTGTCGGATTTTTTGGATTAAATGGTGAAGTTGAACATGCAATTACAATTCGTTCTTTCTTGAGCAAGGATAAATCACTTTTCTATCAGGCTGGTGCTGGCGTTGTGGCCGAGTCAACACCGCAGGCTGAGTATCAAGAAATCCAAGCTAAACTTGGGGCACTAAGACTAGCGCTTAAGCAAGCGCAAAGGGGTCTATGCACGGTTTAGTTCAAAAAATATTAATCTTAGATAATTATGATTCTTTTACCTATAATCTCGTGCAAATCGTGCGCGAACTCAATTTGCCACATGCGATTTATAGAAATGACAAGATTGCGTTAAGTGAAGTTGAAGTTTACTCGCATATTATTCTTTCGCCTGGCCCAGGCATTCCCGAAGAAGCAGGGATTATGCCTGCACTAATTAAAAGCTACGCAGCGACTAAGCACATTCTCGGAGTTTGTCTAGGGCACCAAGCTATCGGCGAGGCATTCGGCGCACAGCTAACAAACTTAAGACAGGTCATGCATGGTAAGACTACAGA of the bacterium genome contains:
- a CDS encoding anthranilate synthase component I family protein, producing the protein MQQRKLYSKTISFLSDLVTPVTTYLRLRESFSEILLLESADSHSEDDARSFICIEPLLSFEVAEGKLTVKSQSGSQSDKQTFELGLDLKLSQLLNELLQSFTAEPEQRNNPALGFFGFTSYDAVQCFESINFQASSDPQTTLPLMRYALYRYVISVDHRSNLLSITENSFDAALESKHTLDSIKSIVCRNDYQLYDFKLSSPERSVRSESEMYELFSRAHHHIQRGDVFQIVLSQRFQQKFQGDEFQVYRALRSINPSPYLFYFDYVDYRIFGSSPESQLRIRNGQASITPIAGTVRRAGIKQNDLALAEQLKADPKEQSEHVMLVDLARNDLNRFCTAVKVEAYQQIEFFSHVIHLVSHVSGAIDLGRNSFEVFGSTLPAGTLAGAPKYKAMQLIDQLEGVSRSFYGGAVGFFGLNGEVEHAITIRSFLSKDKSLFYQAGAGVVAESTPQAEYQEIQAKLGALRLALKQAQRGLCTV
- a CDS encoding aminodeoxychorismate/anthranilate synthase component II, coding for MHGLVQKILILDNYDSFTYNLVQIVRELNLPHAIYRNDKIALSEVEVYSHIILSPGPGIPEEAGIMPALIKSYAATKHILGVCLGHQAIGEAFGAQLTNLRQVMHGKTTELTLLADDPIFKSLPRKFRVGRYHSWVVEQKDLPQCLTVTAVAEDRTIMALRHKDYSVCGLQFHPESVLTEHGQIMIKNWIEATSL